One part of the Saprospiraceae bacterium genome encodes these proteins:
- a CDS encoding DUF4159 domain-containing protein, producing the protein MKYYYLLILTLSTILFSFIEPTSLPMKLALLKYNGGGDWYANPTSLLNLAKFCNKEMHTNFDINYATVEVGSAELFNYPFIHMTGHGNVVFSDFEAQNLRTYLLAGGFLHIDDNYGMDPFVRPSMKKVFPELDFIELPFTHPIFKQKYNFPNGLPKIHEHDKKPAQGFGLIYQGRLLCFYSFECDLGDGWEDREVHKDPEETRMQALKMGANLISYVFLN; encoded by the coding sequence ATGAAATATTATTATTTACTAATTCTGACTCTTTCAACGATTCTATTTTCATTTATAGAACCAACAAGTTTACCTATGAAGCTGGCATTATTAAAATATAATGGCGGAGGTGATTGGTATGCGAATCCAACGTCATTATTAAATCTTGCCAAATTTTGTAACAAAGAAATGCATACAAATTTTGATATTAACTATGCAACGGTTGAAGTGGGAAGTGCTGAACTATTTAATTACCCATTTATCCATATGACTGGGCATGGAAATGTTGTTTTTAGTGATTTTGAAGCCCAAAATTTAAGAACCTATTTATTAGCTGGTGGATTTTTACATATTGATGATAATTATGGTATGGATCCTTTTGTCAGACCTAGTATGAAAAAAGTATTTCCAGAATTGGATTTCATTGAATTACCTTTTACGCATCCTATCTTTAAACAAAAATATAATTTCCCAAATGGCTTACCAAAAATTCATGAACATGATAAAAAGCCTGCTCAAGGATTTGGACTAATTTATCAAGGACGCCTCCTTTGTTTTTATAGTTTTGAATGCGATCTTGGTGATGGATGGGAAGACCGTGAAGTACATAAAGATCCTGAAGAAACGAGAATGCAGGCCTTAAAAATGGGCGCTAATCTAATCTCCTATGTTTTTTTAAATTGA
- a CDS encoding metal-dependent hydrolase has product MDSITHIVLGAACGEVVLGKKLGNRAMIWGGIGGSIPDFDVLATFIMDPLSSLAFHRGPMHSLLFVCLIPFLLAPLLKYLYHKEWHQKLAWRITGFTIGVILYIAAATILSLLAGLLTSSFPWLTILILLAIGIYFFYIRYKQIFQNETHFEIASIKEWIILFFVSATFHLVLDTLTTFGTRLYWPFSNTRVSISSIAIADPLYTIPFALFILGAAMLPRINSKRRMYTYLGLAISSMYLILTFINKKNIDTIFEKSLQKENITFQSYITVPTILNNLLWYGIAKQDSNYVYGYYSIMDAEPVFKNLASIRGNHHLLNSFQGQETKQVLPWFSNGYYSVIDKGEGCYLYSDLRFGSVNGNMESDKNHIFKFDLKEQNGILEMQEHQASPENRGEDIEWFVKRIFGVVNH; this is encoded by the coding sequence ATGGATTCAATTACACATATTGTATTAGGTGCTGCTTGTGGAGAAGTAGTGTTGGGTAAAAAACTGGGTAATCGTGCAATGATCTGGGGTGGCATTGGTGGTAGCATACCAGATTTTGACGTATTAGCAACATTTATTATGGACCCTTTGAGTTCGCTAGCATTTCATAGAGGTCCTATGCATTCTTTACTTTTCGTTTGTTTGATTCCTTTTTTACTCGCTCCATTATTAAAATACCTATATCATAAAGAATGGCATCAAAAGCTTGCATGGAGAATTACGGGTTTTACGATTGGTGTGATATTATATATTGCTGCTGCAACGATTTTAAGTTTACTTGCAGGCTTGCTAACAAGTAGTTTTCCTTGGTTGACTATATTAATATTATTGGCCATTGGTATTTATTTTTTTTACATACGGTACAAACAAATATTTCAAAACGAAACACATTTTGAAATAGCGTCTATAAAAGAATGGATTATTTTATTTTTTGTTTCAGCAACATTTCATTTGGTACTTGATACGCTTACAACATTTGGTACCAGGTTATATTGGCCATTTTCTAATACCAGGGTTTCCATTTCGTCTATTGCAATTGCGGATCCTTTGTACACCATTCCGTTTGCTTTATTTATTTTGGGTGCAGCGATGCTTCCACGGATAAATTCTAAAAGGAGAATGTATACTTATTTAGGGCTTGCAATAAGTAGTATGTATTTGATCTTGACTTTTATTAATAAAAAAAATATTGATACAATATTTGAAAAAAGTTTGCAAAAAGAGAATATCACATTCCAATCATACATTACCGTTCCAACTATTTTAAATAATTTACTTTGGTATGGAATCGCAAAACAAGATAGCAATTATGTCTATGGATATTATTCCATTATGGATGCAGAACCAGTCTTTAAAAATTTAGCCAGTATTCGTGGAAATCATCACTTATTAAATTCGTTTCAAGGACAGGAAACAAAGCAAGTTTTGCCTTGGTTTAGTAATGGTTATTATAGCGTTATTGATAAAGGTGAAGGATGCTATTTATATTCAGATCTTCGATTTGGTTCTGTTAACGGAAACATGGAAAGCGACAAAAATCATATTTTTAAATTCGACTTAAAGGAACAAAATGGCATTCTGGAAATGCAAGAACATCAAGCATCGCCAGAAAACAGAGGGGAGGATATTGAATGGTTTGTAAAACGAATCTTTGGAGTTGTTAATCATTAA
- a CDS encoding DUF3467 domain-containing protein — MSDQNANNQNQLNIELTEDIAEGVYSNLAIISHSHSEFVVDFIRLMPNVPKAKVKSRIVLTPQHAKRLLKALSENLLKYENQYGIIQDPEPQMMPPMAFNTPTAQA, encoded by the coding sequence ATGAGCGATCAAAACGCAAATAACCAAAATCAATTAAATATTGAATTAACCGAAGATATTGCAGAAGGCGTTTATTCAAATCTTGCAATTATATCGCATTCGCATTCAGAATTTGTAGTCGACTTTATAAGACTTATGCCAAATGTTCCTAAAGCAAAGGTAAAATCCCGGATAGTCCTCACTCCACAGCATGCTAAACGATTACTTAAAGCCTTGAGTGAAAACCTCTTAAAATATGAAAATCAATATGGTATTATTCAGGATCCAGAACCCCAAATGATGCCTCCAATGGCCTTTAATACACCTACTGCACAAGCTTAG
- the icd gene encoding NADP-dependent isocitrate dehydrogenase, whose translation MAAQKITCRDGKLTVPDHVIIPFIEGDGTGADIWAASVKVLDAAIEKAYKGVRKIEWLEVLAGEKAFNQTQNWLPQETLDQIHTCLVAIKGPLTTPVGGGIRSLNVALRQQLDLYACIRPVRYFEGVPSPVKEPEKVDMTIFRENTEDIYAGIEFQAGTPDALKFKNWLQTEFPDRYKKVRFPETTGFGIKPVSKEGTERLVRAAIQFAIEENKKSLTIVHKGNIMKFTEGSFMEWAYELAKNEFGGQLLDGGPWLKLENGLIIKDVIADAFLQQILLRPAEYDVIATLNLNGDYISDALAAQVGGIGIAPGANINYISGHAIFEATHGTAPKYAGLDKVNPSSVILSGVMMFDYLGWKEASNLIVKGLEKAIHSKRVTYDFHRLMEGATLLKCSEFGEEIIANM comes from the coding sequence ATGGCAGCACAAAAAATAACTTGTAGAGATGGTAAATTAACAGTTCCGGATCATGTAATCATACCATTTATTGAAGGCGATGGTACGGGTGCAGATATCTGGGCAGCTTCTGTTAAGGTTTTGGATGCTGCAATAGAAAAAGCCTATAAGGGTGTCCGTAAAATAGAATGGTTGGAAGTATTGGCTGGTGAAAAAGCATTTAACCAAACTCAAAATTGGCTGCCTCAAGAAACTTTAGATCAGATTCATACGTGTTTGGTTGCAATAAAAGGTCCTTTAACGACTCCTGTCGGTGGTGGTATCCGGTCTTTAAATGTTGCATTGCGTCAACAACTTGACTTATATGCTTGTATTCGTCCGGTTCGATATTTCGAAGGTGTACCTTCTCCAGTTAAAGAACCTGAAAAAGTTGACATGACAATATTCAGAGAAAATACGGAAGATATTTATGCTGGTATTGAATTTCAAGCTGGGACACCAGACGCCTTAAAATTTAAAAATTGGTTACAAACAGAATTTCCAGACCGATATAAAAAAGTGCGTTTTCCTGAAACTACTGGTTTTGGAATTAAACCTGTTTCTAAAGAAGGAACGGAAAGATTGGTCAGAGCAGCCATTCAATTCGCAATTGAAGAAAATAAAAAATCACTAACCATTGTCCATAAAGGTAATATTATGAAGTTCACTGAAGGGAGCTTTATGGAATGGGCATATGAATTGGCTAAAAATGAATTTGGTGGTCAATTACTAGATGGTGGACCCTGGTTAAAATTAGAAAATGGTTTAATAATAAAAGACGTAATTGCGGATGCATTTCTACAGCAAATACTATTACGTCCAGCTGAATATGATGTGATTGCTACCTTAAATTTAAATGGTGATTATATTTCAGATGCATTAGCTGCACAGGTTGGCGGAATTGGAATTGCGCCGGGTGCCAATATTAATTATATAAGCGGGCATGCTATTTTTGAAGCAACCCATGGAACAGCCCCTAAATATGCTGGATTAGATAAGGTAAACCCAAGTTCGGTCATATTATCTGGCGTCATGATGTTTGATTATTTGGGTTGGAAAGAAGCTTCAAATCTTATTGTAAAAGGTTTAGAAAAAGCGATTCATTCTAAACGAGTTACCTATGATTTTCATCGATTAATGGAAGGTGCCACCTTATTAAAATGTAGTGAATTTGGCGAAGAAATCATAGCAAATATGTAA
- the ruvB gene encoding Holliday junction branch migration DNA helicase RuvB gives MRNPILDGENQRLNPEEKQLDKALRPKELQHFSGQEHVVENLKVFIAAAKLRGEALDHVLLHGPPGLGKTTLSYIIANELGSELKMTSGPVLEKPGDLAGLLTNLQSGDVLFIDEIHRLNTVVEEYLYSAMEDYRIDILIDSGPNARSIQITVNPFTLIGATTRVGLLTSPLRSRFSITSHLDYYNQATLEKILTRSAEILGIEVKVEGISEIAKRSRGTPRIANALLRRIRDFAQIKGSGKITLEIAEYGLNALNVDSLGLDEMDNKILSTIIEKFAGGPVGLTTIATAVGEEAGTIEEVHEPFLIMEGFIQRTSRGRIATQKAYQHLGLAGSSPSQTFLF, from the coding sequence ATGCGAAATCCCATACTGGATGGCGAAAATCAACGATTGAACCCGGAAGAAAAGCAATTAGATAAAGCCTTAAGGCCAAAAGAATTGCAGCACTTTTCAGGTCAAGAACACGTGGTAGAAAATCTTAAAGTCTTTATTGCTGCTGCCAAATTGCGTGGGGAAGCTTTAGATCATGTCCTGCTTCATGGACCTCCTGGTTTGGGAAAAACTACCCTATCCTATATTATAGCCAACGAATTAGGATCGGAGCTCAAAATGACATCCGGTCCTGTTTTAGAAAAACCGGGCGACTTAGCAGGTTTGTTGACCAATTTACAATCGGGTGATGTGTTGTTTATTGACGAAATTCATCGACTGAATACAGTTGTGGAAGAATATCTGTATTCCGCAATGGAAGATTATCGGATTGATATATTAATCGATTCTGGTCCCAATGCAAGATCTATTCAAATCACCGTCAACCCGTTTACTTTAATAGGAGCAACTACGCGGGTAGGTTTATTAACTTCACCGCTGCGGTCGCGATTTAGTATAACGAGTCATTTAGATTATTACAATCAAGCTACATTAGAGAAAATTTTAACAAGATCTGCAGAAATTTTAGGGATTGAAGTGAAAGTGGAAGGTATCAGTGAAATTGCAAAACGAAGTCGGGGCACACCTAGAATTGCAAATGCATTACTTCGAAGAATCAGAGATTTTGCTCAAATTAAAGGTTCCGGTAAAATTACACTTGAAATTGCTGAATATGGCTTAAATGCTTTAAATGTAGATAGTTTGGGCTTAGATGAAATGGATAACAAAATCCTCAGCACAATTATTGAAAAATTTGCAGGTGGCCCCGTTGGACTTACCACGATTGCAACTGCAGTTGGTGAAGAAGCAGGTACAATTGAAGAAGTACATGAACCCTTTTTAATTATGGAAGGATTTATTCAAAGAACATCACGTGGAAGAATTGCAACTCAAAAAGCATATCAACATTTAGGCCTAGCGGGTTCTAGTCCATCCCAAACATTTTTATTTTAG
- a CDS encoding DUF1573 domain-containing protein — MKNILSLIVMVFCVGYAVAQTAAPASNSTPAKTGGPHLEWEATVIDYGEIKKGADPLRKAIFTNTGTEPLVIKSARGSCGCTVPTWPKDPIMPGEKGVIEIRYDTQRVGPINKTVSVSTNESEEETRVTIKGNISADEEQTLPKNEGNVLTPKS, encoded by the coding sequence ATGAAAAACATTTTATCTCTCATTGTGATGGTTTTCTGTGTTGGATATGCAGTTGCTCAAACTGCTGCACCAGCCTCAAACTCCACCCCAGCTAAGACAGGTGGTCCACACCTTGAGTGGGAAGCCACTGTAATTGATTATGGCGAAATTAAAAAAGGTGCAGACCCGCTTCGTAAAGCCATCTTTACAAACACTGGTACAGAGCCGTTAGTTATTAAAAGTGCTCGTGGTAGCTGTGGTTGTACAGTGCCTACTTGGCCAAAAGATCCAATTATGCCAGGTGAAAAAGGTGTAATCGAAATTCGCTATGACACGCAACGCGTAGGACCTATCAACAAAACGGTTAGTGTTTCTACGAATGAAAGTGAAGAAGAAACCAGAGTTACTATTAAAGGTAATATTTCTGCCGATGAAGAGCAGACATTACCTAAGAATGAAGGCAATGTTTTAACTCCAAAAAGTTAA
- a CDS encoding cation:dicarboxylase symporter family transporter translates to MNSFLKKNRKIWLLIAGIMALVSCIPALGIISLEDTTSGGLRWIGLISLILFGIQQRSLTAWIFIAMLIGAEVGYDFPIIAKELNIFSKIFIKLIKCIIAPLLFGTLIIGIAGHSNMKQVGRLGLKSLVYFEIVTTIALLIGLVAINFSKAGVGIRPINSPETIPEVAKAQGWKDIILHTIPENFIKSIAEGQVLQIVVFCVLFAIALLMISHEKRKPILVFAESLSAVMFKFTDIVMYFAPFAVAGAIAYTISNMGIEVLHNLLLLLATLYASLIVFVFAVLLPIALLFKIPIKRFLSHAAQPVTIAFGTASSEAALPVAMENMERFGVSREVVAFVLPTGLSFNLDGTTLYLSMATIFVAQAAGIELSIGQQIIMMLTLMLTSKGVAGVARASLVILAGMASSFGLPDWPIAAILGIDALMDMGRTAVNTLGNCLATAVVGKWDNELTIPKKEDQWIEVDHVIEETKK, encoded by the coding sequence ATGAATTCTTTTCTAAAAAAAAATAGAAAAATCTGGCTCCTTATTGCAGGCATAATGGCCTTGGTTAGTTGTATTCCTGCTTTAGGAATCATAAGCCTGGAAGACACTACTTCAGGAGGACTTCGTTGGATCGGTTTAATTTCATTAATTCTATTCGGTATACAACAGCGAAGTTTGACAGCTTGGATTTTCATAGCTATGCTAATAGGTGCAGAAGTTGGATACGATTTTCCAATTATTGCTAAAGAACTTAATATATTTAGTAAGATCTTCATTAAATTAATAAAATGCATTATTGCACCTTTATTGTTTGGAACCTTAATCATAGGGATTGCAGGCCATTCAAATATGAAGCAAGTTGGTCGATTGGGTTTAAAATCATTAGTGTATTTTGAAATTGTAACCACCATTGCATTGTTAATTGGGTTGGTAGCTATTAACTTTAGTAAAGCAGGTGTTGGTATTCGCCCAATAAATTCTCCAGAAACAATTCCTGAAGTAGCAAAAGCTCAAGGTTGGAAAGATATAATTTTACACACAATACCAGAAAATTTTATTAAATCAATTGCAGAAGGTCAAGTTTTACAAATTGTTGTTTTTTGTGTACTCTTTGCAATTGCTTTATTGATGATAAGTCATGAAAAGCGAAAACCTATATTAGTATTTGCAGAATCTTTATCTGCTGTTATGTTTAAGTTTACTGACATTGTAATGTATTTTGCACCATTTGCAGTTGCCGGAGCTATCGCTTACACAATTTCAAATATGGGTATTGAAGTGCTGCATAATTTATTATTACTATTAGCTACGTTGTATGCATCTCTGATTGTTTTTGTTTTTGCTGTATTATTACCTATCGCACTACTTTTTAAAATTCCGATAAAAAGATTTTTATCTCATGCCGCACAGCCGGTTACTATAGCCTTTGGCACCGCTAGTTCTGAAGCTGCTCTTCCGGTTGCAATGGAAAATATGGAACGTTTTGGAGTGTCTAGAGAAGTAGTCGCATTTGTTTTGCCAACAGGACTCAGTTTTAATCTTGATGGTACCACTTTATATTTATCAATGGCCACAATATTTGTTGCGCAGGCTGCAGGTATTGAATTGAGCATCGGACAACAAATTATTATGATGTTAACGCTGATGTTGACAAGTAAAGGTGTTGCTGGTGTTGCTCGTGCTTCTTTAGTGATCCTTGCTGGCATGGCTTCTTCATTTGGTTTACCAGATTGGCCAATTGCTGCAATTCTTGGAATTGATGCCTTGATGGATATGGGTAGAACAGCTGTAAATACACTTGGAAATTGCCTTGCAACCGCTGTTGTTGGAAAGTGGGATAATGAATTAACCATTCCAAAAAAAGAAGATCAATGGATTGAAGTAGATCACGTTATTGAAGAAACTAAGAAATGA
- a CDS encoding DedA family protein — protein sequence MDWINQIIDFILHIDSHLIELVENYGIYIYIILFLILFCETGLVIAPFLPGDSLLFAAGALATSGNMNLTLLCFICLLGAILGNQLNFTIGKYFGPKIFEKDRKYIKKEYLHKTQAFYNKHGGKALIIGRYLPFIRTFVPFVAGIGQMDSYKFTFYNFLGAFLWIIPVVGIGYLFGNIPAVKENFSIVILGILIVSILPMIIGVFSAWSHSSKSK from the coding sequence ATGGATTGGATTAATCAGATTATAGATTTTATTTTACATATAGATAGTCATTTAATAGAGCTTGTAGAGAACTATGGTATTTATATATACATTATTTTATTTTTAATATTATTTTGTGAAACCGGATTAGTAATTGCGCCGTTTCTTCCGGGCGATTCCTTATTATTTGCGGCAGGAGCTCTTGCAACGAGTGGGAATATGAATCTTACATTATTATGTTTTATTTGTCTACTTGGAGCGATTCTGGGAAATCAATTAAATTTTACTATTGGAAAATATTTTGGTCCTAAAATTTTTGAAAAAGATCGCAAGTATATAAAGAAAGAATATCTTCACAAAACACAAGCATTTTATAATAAACATGGTGGGAAAGCTTTAATTATAGGAAGATATCTCCCATTTATCAGAACATTTGTTCCATTTGTGGCAGGGATCGGTCAAATGGATTCCTATAAATTTACTTTTTATAATTTTTTAGGTGCCTTCTTATGGATAATTCCGGTAGTTGGTATTGGTTACTTATTCGGAAATATTCCAGCTGTTAAAGAAAATTTTTCTATTGTTATTTTAGGAATTTTAATAGTAAGCATTTTGCCAATGATCATAGGTGTTTTTTCTGCTTGGTCACATTCGTCCAAATCAAAATAA
- a CDS encoding 16S rRNA (uracil(1498)-N(3))-methyltransferase, with protein MELFIGHKINVKQFCLTQDEFHHCIRVTRHKIGDAILVTEFNGIIFNAKIIQINIQEAILEINGIFREENLHTTKISIAISPTQHMDRFEWFIEKAVENGVHEIIPLHCKRTENIKIKTDRLLKIITASAKQTLRPWIPRMQSLCAFENLFNTYDLQSQKFIGHCQDGLEGYLGKLYSPAANVLILIGPAGDFTTDEIKFAISNKCIPVSLGDYRLRTETAGLTALQILQTIRHLQL; from the coding sequence ATGGAATTATTTATTGGCCATAAAATCAATGTAAAGCAATTTTGTTTAACACAAGATGAATTTCACCATTGTATTCGGGTCACACGACATAAAATCGGGGATGCCATTCTCGTAACTGAATTTAATGGAATCATTTTTAATGCAAAAATTATACAAATAAATATCCAGGAAGCAATATTAGAAATAAATGGGATCTTTCGGGAAGAAAATTTGCACACCACCAAAATCAGTATCGCTATTAGTCCGACACAACACATGGATCGCTTTGAATGGTTTATAGAAAAAGCAGTTGAAAATGGTGTTCATGAAATTATTCCGCTACATTGCAAACGAACTGAAAATATAAAAATTAAAACAGATCGATTACTAAAGATTATCACAGCATCTGCTAAACAAACACTCCGTCCATGGATTCCCAGGATGCAAAGTCTATGCGCTTTTGAAAATCTTTTCAATACCTATGATCTGCAGAGCCAAAAATTTATTGGGCATTGCCAGGATGGACTTGAAGGCTATTTAGGAAAGCTTTATTCGCCTGCTGCTAATGTTTTAATTTTAATTGGTCCAGCCGGAGATTTTACAACCGATGAAATTAAATTTGCAATTTCAAATAAATGCATTCCTGTATCTTTAGGAGACTATAGACTTCGCACAGAAACCGCCGGTTTAACGGCTTTACAAATTTTACAAACCATTCGACATCTTCAACTATGA
- a CDS encoding class I SAM-dependent methyltransferase gives MSTEKLSLSNYFEQNMESWNDRVPVHLKSEFYNVDAFLKGESALTEIEQKYLGIVSGKRVLHLQCHFGMDTLSISRLGADCVGIDFSNAAIQEARKLNELCSLNATFYESNVYDTLDLGLGLFDSVFTSYGTICWLPDLDLWAKVIADSLRKNGEFYIADFHPTLYMFDFNTNQLSYPYFNTGNPFTEVESGTYADPTHEKQIVSHFWSHSLDEIINSLLNHGLQLTVFKEFDFSPYNCFPGMKQIEVNRYQFGNEALKIPHIYLIKATKIK, from the coding sequence ATGTCTACCGAGAAGCTTTCACTTTCCAATTATTTTGAACAAAATATGGAATCCTGGAATGACCGGGTTCCCGTTCATTTAAAATCGGAATTTTATAATGTAGATGCCTTTTTAAAAGGTGAATCTGCATTAACAGAAATAGAACAGAAATACCTTGGAATTGTTTCGGGGAAAAGAGTATTGCACCTGCAATGTCATTTTGGTATGGATACCTTATCTATAAGTCGGTTAGGTGCTGATTGTGTTGGAATTGATTTTTCAAATGCGGCTATTCAGGAAGCTCGGAAACTCAATGAGTTATGTTCTCTAAATGCAACATTTTATGAATCCAATGTGTATGATACATTGGATTTGGGTTTGGGCTTATTTGATAGTGTATTTACGAGTTATGGCACTATTTGTTGGTTACCGGATTTGGATCTATGGGCAAAAGTAATTGCAGATTCATTGCGAAAAAATGGTGAATTCTATATAGCCGATTTTCATCCAACACTCTATATGTTTGATTTTAATACAAACCAGCTCTCTTATCCTTATTTTAATACAGGAAATCCATTTACTGAAGTTGAAAGCGGCACCTATGCGGATCCGACTCATGAAAAACAAATAGTTTCTCATTTTTGGTCCCATTCATTAGATGAAATAATCAACAGTTTATTAAATCATGGATTGCAATTGACGGTATTTAAAGAGTTTGATTTTTCACCCTATAATTGTTTTCCTGGGATGAAACAAATAGAAGTAAATCGATATCAGTTTGGGAATGAAGCACTTAAAATTCCACATATTTATTTAATTAAAGCAACTAAAATTAAGTAA